The following are encoded in a window of Chlorocebus sabaeus isolate Y175 chromosome 10, mChlSab1.0.hap1, whole genome shotgun sequence genomic DNA:
- the G6PC2 gene encoding LOW QUALITY PROTEIN: glucose-6-phosphatase 2 (The sequence of the model RefSeq protein was modified relative to this genomic sequence to represent the inferred CDS: substituted 1 base at 1 genomic stop codon) — translation MVQYATKAQYKNGGNQSTSAPSALCLELPLFQDGFPHRNGVLIIQHLQKDYRAYYNFLNFMTNIGDPQNIFFIYFPLWFQLNQTVGTKMIWVAVIGDWFNLIFKWILFGHRPYWWVQETQIYPNHSSPCLEQFPTTCETGPGSPSGHAMGSSCVWYVMVTAALSHTVCGMDKFFITLHRLTWSFLWSVFWLIQISVCISRVFIATHFPHQVIPGVIGGMLVAEAFEHTPDIQTASLGTYLKTNLFLFLFALGFYLLLRLLNIDLLWSVPIAKKWCANPDWIHIDTAPFAGLVRNLGVLFGLGFAVNSEMFLPSCRGGNSYTLSFRLLCVLTSLTTLXLYHFLQILTQEEHLFYVLSFCKSASIPLTVVTFIPYCVHMLMKQNRKKIQ, via the exons ATGGTTCAATACGCCACAAAGGCACAGTATAAAAACGGTGGGAATCAGAGCACTTCAGCTCCAAGTGCTCTATGTTTAGAATTGCCTCTTTTTCAAGATGGATTTCCTCACAGGAATGGAGTGCTCATAATTCAGCATTTGCAGAAAGACTACCGAGCTTACtacaattttctaaattttatgacCAATATTGGAGACCCCCAGaatatctttttcatttattttccactttGGTTTCAGCTTAATCAGACAGTTGGAACCAAGATGATATGGGTAGCAGTCATTGGGGATTGGTTCAATCTTATATTTAAATG GATATTATTTGGTCATCGACCTTACTGGTGGGTCCAAGAAACTCAGATTTACCCAAATCACTCAAGTCCATGCCTTGAACAGTTCCCTACTACATGCGAAACAGGTCCAG GAAGTCCATCTGGCCATGCAATGGGTTCGTCCTGTGTCTGGTATGTCATGGTAACCGCTGCCCTGAGCCACACTGTCTGTGGGATGGATAAGTTCTTTATCACTCTGCACAG ACTGACCTGGTCATTTCTTTGGAGTGTTTTTTGGTTGATTCAAATCAGTGTCTGCATCTCCAGAGTATTCATAGCAACACATTTTCCTCATCAAGTTATTCCTGGAGTAATTGGTG GCATGCTGGTGGCAGAGGCCTTTGAACACACTCCAGACATCCAAACGGCCAGCCTGGGCACATACCTGAAGACcaatctcttcctcttcctgtttgCACTTGGCTTTTACCTGCTTCTTAGACTGCTCAACATTGACCTACTGTGGTCCGTGCCCATAGCCAAAAAGTGGTGTGCCAACCCCGACTGGATCCACATTGACACCGCGCCTTTTGCTGGACTCGTGAGAAACCTCGGGGTCCTCTTTGGCTTGGGCTTTGCAGTCAACTCGGAGATGTTCCTCCCGAGCTGCCGAGGTGGAAATAGCTACACGCTGAGCTTCCGGTTGCTCTGTGTCTTGACCTCATTGACCACACTGTAGCTCTACCATTTCCTCCAGATCCTGACTCAGGAGGAGCATTTATTTTATGTGCTGTCTTTTTGTAAAAGTGCATCCATTCCCCTAACTGTGGTTACTTTCATTCCCTACTGTGTTCATATgttaatgaaacaaaacagaaagaagattcAGTAG